In Prosthecomicrobium sp. N25, one DNA window encodes the following:
- a CDS encoding sarcosine oxidase subunit delta, translating into MLIPCPYCGPRDAAEFVYRGDAAPKRPPEGAGEEAAFDYVYLRDNPAGPVEELWWHRAGCQSWLVVGRDTRTHVVSGARLAAEEVRP; encoded by the coding sequence ATGCTGATCCCCTGCCCCTATTGCGGGCCGCGCGACGCGGCCGAGTTCGTCTACCGCGGCGACGCCGCGCCGAAGCGTCCGCCCGAGGGCGCCGGCGAGGAGGCGGCCTTCGACTACGTCTACCTGCGCGACAATCCCGCCGGGCCGGTCGAGGAACTGTGGTGGCACCGGGCGGGCTGCCAGTCCTGGCTGGTGGTCGGCCGCGACACCCGCACCCACGTCGTCTCCGGCGCCCGCCTCGCCGCCGAGGAGGTGCGTCCGTGA